The following coding sequences lie in one Salarias fasciatus chromosome 7 unlocalized genomic scaffold, fSalaFa1.1 super_scaffold_4, whole genome shotgun sequence genomic window:
- the tmem203 gene encoding transmembrane protein 203: MLFSLRELVQWLGFATFELFLHLLALLIFSMLVALRADMFTPSLSWWLVFVPLFAADGLSTYFTAIVSIRLYQENEKRLAVLRLLWVLTVLSLKLVCEVLLCQKLAEQEQARDLWFGLIVSPLFILLQLLMIRACRVN; encoded by the coding sequence ATGCTGTTCTCCCTgagggagctggtccagtggCTGGGCTTTGCCACCTTTGAACTCTTCCTCCACCTGTTGGCGCTGCTGATCTTCAGTATGCTGGTAGCCCTGAGAGCCGACATGTTCACCCCCTCGCTGAGCTGGTGGCTCGTATTTGTCCCGCTGTTCGCCGCCGACGGCCTCAGCACCTACTTCACAGCCATCGTGTCCATCCGGCTGTACCAGGAGAACGAGAAGCGGCTGGCGGTGCTGCGGCTCCTCTGGGTGCTGACGGTGCTCAGCCTGAAGCTGGTGTGCGAGGTGCTGCTGTGCCAGAAGCTGGCCGAGCAGGAGCAGGCCAGAGACCTGTGGTTCGGCCTCATCGTCTCACCGCTCTTCatcctgcttcagctgctgatgaTCCGGGCATGCCGAGTTAACTGA
- the ssna1 gene encoding microtubule nucleation factor SSNA1, with the protein MTQQAAALQTYNNELVKCIEDLCSKRDELNRQIKQEEEEKERLEHDIHVLSEKLRRVSESLSQRQAARATFDRTIAETEAAYTKILESSQSLLSVLKQEAGNLSKATEPRRKEH; encoded by the exons ATGACCCAACAAGCGGCCGCCTTGCAGACCTACAACAATGAACTTGTCAAGT GCATCGAGGACCTGTGCTCCAAGAGGGATGAGCTGAACCGGCAGatcaagcaggaggaggaggagaaggagcgccTGGAGCACGACATCCATGTCCTGTCGGAGAAGCTGAGGAGGGTGAGCGAGAGCCTGTCGCAGAGGCAGGCGGCCCGAGCCACCTTCGACCGGACCATCGCCGAGACCGAGGCGGCCTACACCAAG ATCCTGGAGAGCTCGCAGTCGCTGCTCAGCGTCCTGAAGCAGGAGGCGGGAAACCTCAGCAAAGCCACGGAGCCTCGCAGGAAGGAGCACTga
- the tprn gene encoding taperin has protein sequence MSGGGEVRVLRQEPGQESPRMPAWKREILERRRAKGGVSGGAGAPETSSGAANPQPRLNGEAAGNVNGSGGGGGGGPKRDSGASGGSGRNYTITTASQHFSNNKETRSETDGQRTTPRHESLVLQESLGPLEENPFIKLEKEWRRRQDRDNAARPVQHILELYGSVPGIRTIRADNIIIIESDPDFFQEDGGARTGSKWQQNGVSSYSSLNDLLDRRGSAVTEIRAKEVVIYDTTLSKSEENLSTLGRPDPQDPYETGEGQGRVSRILQKFDSNYGKLQKKSHSTENLLDLDCSASSRPRLWPKPQPDLVPKPRPSPSVSGPGSSQPSSPVFQSPRSSKPKPHPTVPEPGSPQRSPATPQSVSSFRQRFEDSGSQGVAVAPRDESDRGPSKLTRERDWEGSEVPPKPKVPCSPETRRARAEPPSSPISSKVAHSSPQFEIRPSPKPDLNQIPDGDAQARALANLRLQSRNSFTVIPKRRLAAASSVASSPVPPGPVKSSPSHRVAEGAKSGVPISHTATVTPASSKRKETVQEVERVSRESKRESSPTVATNLTPRLPSTPVSPTAAPPSLPVLTSPPASPAVPSSPVFTPTPSDSAAPPSAPSAPSSAPGQPPAEQLPVTNIDDIEVEATQRVPAPSPMVQRKKANTFTVVPKRRAESDGLPASPEPPQEPSGEAPPGSTPPQAPYAQLGTLLKKRYPAVEEIEVIGGYLSLEKSCLTKTGSTGKKLKISFNESSLQSTYEYPSESSVWDSGEEDEDDKRDGKPADEQPSMVGRIHIPRPSFTVSPTHTGNDLSNYIPKHSVDFSTWQELKRDESALQEETTAQQAQLTEEVMLTPADSSSLSDYSSEPALYF, from the exons ATGTCGGGCGGAGGAGAGGTTCGCGTCCTCCGCCAAGAGCCCGGACAAGAGAGTCCGAGGATGCCGGCCTGGAAGCGAGaaatcctggagaggaggagggcgaaGGGCGGTGTGTCTGGAGGAGCCGGGGCACCGGAGACCAGCTCCGGCGCTGCGAACCCGCAGCCGCGGCTGAACGGGGAGGCAGCGGGGAATGTgaacggcagcggcggcggcggcggcggcggacccaAGAGAGACAGCGGAGCGAGCGGCGGGTCCGGGCGGAACTACACCATCACCACGGCCAGTCAACACTTCAGCAACAACAAAGAGACGCGGTCGGAGACGGACGGCCAGAGGACGACGCCGAGACACGAGAGCCTGGTGCTGCAGGAGAGCCTGGGGCCGCTGGAGGAGAACCCCTTCATCAAGCTGGagaaggagtggaggaggcgGCAGGACCGGGACAACGCCGCCCGCCCGGTGCAGCACATCCTGGAGCTGTACGGCAGCGTGCCCGGCATACGGACTATCCGAGCGGATAACATTATCATCATCGAGTCGGACCCGGATTTCTTCCAGGAAGACGGAGGGGCGAGGACGGGCTCGAAATGGCAGCAGAACGGCGTGAGCAGCTACAGCTCGCTGAACGACCTCCTGGACCGGAGAGGGAGTGCTGTTACCGAGATAAGAGCCAAGGAAGTGGTCATTTATGACACCACGTTAAGCAAGAGCGAGGAGAACCTGAGCACCCTGGGCCGCCCCGACCCCCAAGACCCCTATGAAACGGGAGAGGGTCAAGGCAGGGTCAGCCGGATCCTGCAGAAGTTTGACAGCAACTACGGGAAGCTGCAGAAGAAGTCCCACAGCacggagaacctgctggacctggACTGTAGTGCCAGCAGCAGGccgagactctggcccaagccACAGCCAGATCTGGTGCCAAAGCCCAGGCCGAGCCCCTCGGTCAGCGGCCCGGGCAGCAGCCAGCCATCGTCACCCGTCTTCCAGAGTCCCCGGTCTTCCAAACCAAAGCCACACCCCACTGTCCCGGAGCCGGGCAGCCCCCAGCGCTCCCCCGCCACCCCACAGTCCGTGTCTTCCTTCCGTCAGCGGTTTGAGGACAGCGGGTCCCAAGGCGTGGCGGTCGCCCCCAGGGACGAGTCAGACAGGGGGCCAAGCAAGCTCACCAGGGAGAGAGACTGGGAGGGTTCTGAGGTGCCCCCTAAACCCAAGGTGCCATGCTCCCCGGAGACCCGGCGTGCCCGTGCCgagcccccctccagtcccaTCTCGTCCAAGGTGGCGCACTCCTCTCCCCAGTTTGAGATCCGTCCTTCCCCAAAGCCGGATCTGAATCAGATTCCAGACGGGGACGCCCAGGCTCGGGCTCTGGCCAACCTGCGCCTGCAGTCCCGGAACTCTTTCACGGTGATCCCCAAGCGGCGTCTCGCCGCCGCGTCATCTGTAGCAAGCAGTCCTGTACCACCTGGTCCGGTGAAGTCCTCCCCCTCTCACAGGGTGGCAGAGGGGGCCAAGTCCGGCGTGCCAATTTCCCACACCGCCACTGTCACTCCAGCGTCATCCAAAAGGAAAGAGACGgtgcaggaggtggagagagtgTCGAGGGAGTCCAAGCGGGAGTCGTCTCCAACCGTTGCCACAAATCTCACTCCTCGTCTGCCCTCTACCCCTGTATCCCCCACAGCAGCTCCCCCCTCTCTACCTGTCCTGACTTCACCCCCggcgtctcctgctgtcccatCCTCACCCGTCTTCACCCCGACTCCCTCAGACTCTGCTGCGCCTCCCTCTGCCCCGTCCGCCCCCTCCTCAGCTCCGGGGCAACCTCCCGCCGAACAGCTGCCGGTGACAAACATCGACGACATCGAGGTGGAGGCCACACAGAGGGTCCCCGCTCCCAGTCCCATGGTGCAGAGGAAGAAGGCCAACACCTTCACAGTGGTGCCTAAACGCAGGGCGGAGTCCGACGGGCTGCCGGCCTCCCCCGAGCCCCCACAGGAGCCTTCGGGCGAGGCTCCGCCGGGGTCCACGCCTCCTCAGGCGCCCTACGCTCAGCTGGGCACCCTGCTGAAGAAGCGCTACCCTGCCGTGGAGGAGATCGAGGTCATCGGAGGGTACCTTTCTCTGGAGAAGTCCTGCCTCACCAAGACAGGCTCCACGGGGAAGAAG CTGAAGATCTCCTTCAACGAGTCCAGCCTGCAGAGTACGTACGAGTACCCGTCCGAGAGCAGCGTGTGGGACAGcggggaggaggacgaggacgacaaGCGGGACGGGAAGCCGGCGGACGAGCAGCCCAGCATGGTGGGACGCATCCACATCCCCAGGCCCAGCTTCACCGTCTCGCCCACGCACACGGGCAACG ATCTGTCCAACTACATTCCCAAGCACTCGGTGGACTTCAGCACCTGGCAGGAGCTGAAACGGGACGAGAGCGCCCTCCAGGAAGAAACCACGGCACAGCAGGCGCAGCTGACCGAGGAGGTGATG CTCACGCCGGCAGACAGCTCCTCGCTCTCCGACTACAGCAGCGAGCCCGCCCTTTACTTCTGA
- the LOC115382819 gene encoding uncharacterized protein LOC115382819: MAASNRGQTWGSSETSVFLDIWAEHFSGVQLSTKHKNTHVYGGFRKALAERGFRRTVQQCRTKAKKLRAQYIKVRDALKTSGGSSEERQKFIWYDRMHAILRGTPAADPADLLESRVLEQSVPGAAVDVAEDCATDTKATSSRSGPADAESSSTGSLGPAQTGLTDPLPFRDAATSRRLPIPGAEAHRINNSQDFQQFVDTTEVLLEKMDASDDWRTALEDARFERLLREREEKCDRRLDTIMDNQQTCMEMLKTILSTLPGQSRCGAAVGVQGEEQGGENTALRGVGGPTQMEVNHGFTGRGANSVLDSSVGDTSSGGNQIALNVIVKAFAETMLLRAKAAVYEVLMGCLTRGEIQFHQYDDLKRSIGKSLDDIEIDFCSVKKEILEQYDVTYQK; this comes from the exons ATGGCGGCGAGCAACCGTGGGCAGACCTGGGGTTCCAGCGAGACCAGCGTTTTTCTGGACATCTGGGCCGAACATTTTAGCGGGGTACAGCTCTCaacgaaacacaaaaacacgcaCGTTTACGGGGGTTTCCGGAAGGCCTTGGCAGAGCGAGGCTTCCGCAGGACAGTCCAGCAGTGCCGGACCAAGGCCAAAAAATTAAGGGCACAATACATAAAGGTTCGGGACGCCTTGAAAACGTCCGGCGGGAGCAGCGAAGAACGCCAAAAATTCATCTGGTACGACCGCATGCACGCAATACTCAGGGGGACTCCAGCTGCGGATCCAGCTGATCTCCTGGAGTCCCGGGTCCTGGAGCAGTCCGTCCCCGGGGCTGCCGTGGACGTCGCCGAGGATTGTGCGACTG ACACCAAGGCCACATCTTCTCGGAGTGGGCCAGCAGACGCAGAGTCATCCTCCACCGGCTCTTTAGGACCCGCTCAAACAGGGCTCACAGATCCTTTGCCGTTTCGGGATGCTGCTACCTCGAGGAGGCTGCCCATCCCAGGGGCAGAGGCCCACAGGATAAATAACTCCCAGGACTTTCAACAATTTGTCGACACCACAGAGGTGCTTCTTGAGAAGATGGACGCGTCTGACGACTGGCGGACAGCACTCGAAGATGCACGCTTCGAAAGACTTCTTAGG GAGCGGGAAGAGAAGTGTGACCGCAGACTGGACACCATAATGGACAATCAACAGACCTGCATGGAAATGCTGAAGACCATATTGTCGACGCTTCCGGGGCAGAGCCGTTGTGGTGCAGCTGTCGGTGTACAGGGAGAAGAGCAGGGGGGAGAGAACACTGCTCTGAGGGGAGTCGGAG gACCAACGCAGATGGAAGTGAATCACGGCTTTACAGGAAGAGGCGCAAACTCTGTGCTTG ATTCTTCTGTCGGAGATACCAGCTCGGGAGGAAACCAGATTGCTCTCAACGTCATCGTGAAGGCTTTTGCAGAGACGATGCTTCTGAGGGCGAAAGCAGCAGTTTACGAAGTTCTAATGGGCTGCTTGACACGTGGAGAGATCCAGTTTCACCAGTATGATGACCTGAAGCGTTCCATCGGCAAGAGCTTGGACGACATTGAAATAGACTTTTGTTCTGTGAAGAAAGAAATCCTGGAGCAGTATGATGTTACATatcagaaataa